Within Verrucomicrobiota bacterium, the genomic segment TACTTAGCTTCTTGCGCGCTGACGCAGCGGCTCAAGGAGGACGCTGAGACAGGCGATGGAGTCCTTCTCGACCATCCCGCGAGTACTGGCGCAGCCGGCGAGCCGCAGCGACGCACCGAGCGTGGCGTAGACATACGCGTCCTGCCGGTCCAGCCCGAAGACGCGCACAAGCAGGTCGGTCATGTCAGCCACAGCGAGCGCGATGCCGTCGAACAGCGCGCCGCGCGCCGCGATGCAGATCAGGCACTCGGGCGTCTCGACGATCGGGCGCGGCGAGCGATACGTGCGGTCCACATCGAGCGTGACCGTTACCTCAGCCGCGGTCTCGGCCGCCTCGCCGTAGATTTCGGCGTCGCCTTGGTAGGCGTGCACATCGCCGAGCACGAGCAGGCCGCCCTCGCGCAGCACGGGCAGGTAGAGCGTGTTGCCTGGCCTGACCTCGACGAAGTCCATGTTGCCGCCGTGGTCGTAGTAGTGGCGCTCGTCGCCCGGCGTCGTGTAGATGTCGCCGACCATCGGCGCAAGCGGCACGCGGATGTCGCCGGGGAACTTCACCGCGCCGTTCTCGACGGGAAACCCGAGCGGCTCCTGCTTGTACGCGCCGGTCTCACGATTGTACAACGGACCCCAGCCGTGCGCGTGCGGCAGGCCGACCACGTTGATCTGCTCGATCCTGACGGCGAGCATGTCGCCCGGCTTGGCGCCTTTGACGTGGATCGGCCCGGTCTCGCAGCGTTCGCGGTACTCGGGCGAGCCATGGGGATGCAGGTCGGCCTCCGTCTCGACGATGGGCGTCATGTGGTTGATCGTCTCGACGAGGATCGTCTCGCCAGGCTCGACGGTCATCGCCGGCTCGAACACCTTGTAGCGCATGCCGCCCGGGACGATCT encodes:
- a CDS encoding acetamidase/formamidase family protein; its protein translation is MKRLTRDKIVPGGMRYKVFEPAMTVEPGETILVETINHMTPIVETEADLHPHGSPEYRERCETGPIHVKGAKPGDMLAVRIEQINVVGLPHAHGWGPLYNRETGAYKQEPLGFPVENGAVKFPGDIRVPLAPMVGDIYTTPGDERHYYDHGGNMDFVEVRPGNTLYLPVLREGGLLVLGDVHAYQGDAEIYGEAAETAAEVTVTLDVDRTYRSPRPIVETPECLICIAARGALFDGIALAVADMTDLLVRVFGLDRQDAYVYATLGASLRLAGCASTRGMVEKDSIACLSVLLEPLRQRARS